The DNA sequence ACCTGACGCGGCTGGATGAGCGCGGCTACGGCTATATAAATATTTTACGGCTTACGGATATCCAGGGAAAGCCGCGTTTATTTTCCACTTTTATGCTTTGCCTGCTGGCCGAAATTTACGAGACTTTCCCGGAGCAGGGCGATGTGGAACGCCCCGAGCTGGTGATCTTTATTGACGAGGCGCACCTGATCTTTGAAGAAGCTTCCAAATCACTGCTCAACCAGATTGAGACGATCATCAAGCTGATCCGCTCCAAGGGCATCGGCATTTTTTTCTGCACGCAAAACCCCGACGATGTGCCTGCGGAGGTTCTTGGGCAACTGGGGATGAAAATACAGCATGCGCTCCGTGCCTTTACGGAGCGTGACCGCAAAGCGATCAAAAGCGCCGCGGAAAATTACCCGGTTTCGGAATTTTACGAGACCAACCAGCTGCTCACTCAATTAGGGATAGGAGAAGCCCTTATAACAGTACTCAATGAAAAAGGTATTCCCACCCCGCTGGTCCATACCCTCCTTACCGCTCCGGCATCCAGGATGGATACGATCAGCGAAGAAGAAATTCAAACGCTGGTGCGGAAATCGCGCCTCGTAGAAAAATACGGGGAACAGGTTGACCGGGAAAGCGCTTATGAGATCCTCGGAAAAAAGATGGAAGCCCTGGAGCAGGAGCTGCTGGAACAGCAGCAGGCCGAAGAAGCGCTGAAAGAAGAAAAGAAGGAACGCGCTACCCCCTCCACCCTGGAAAAAGTGGTAAACAGTACGGCCGGCCGCACCGTCATCCGCGAGGTAACCCGCGGCCTCCTGGGAGTACTGGGCCTCACCAGCCGCAGAAGGACCACCCGGCGCAGGAGTTCCGGCGGATTATTCGATCTTTTTAAATAATTTAGCGATCCGGCTTCAGGACCTTTGCCAACGCATTGCGCTGCTCCGGTGTAAAATTTTTTAATATGAAATCAAAGAACTTAGTTAATTCAATCACTACCGGTATGTTTATTTTTGCCTTCGGCTTTATCAGCTGCCAAATGAGCCCCTCCTCTTCGGATTCAGCCGGATCCCCTGATTCTGCCGCCTCGGCTCCTGCGGCCCTGGAAAGCGGAACCGCAGTCGCACCGGCAAAAGTGCAGCACATGGTTTGCTTTAAATTCAAAGAAGGCGTTACCGAAGAACAAAAGCAGCAGCATATGGCTGATTTTGCCGCTTTAAAAGATTCTATCCCCGAAGTAAAAAGCTATTCCGGCGCCTATACTTTTGAAGTAAGCTACGAGAAAACCGCCGATTACGACTGCATGCATATTGCGGGCTTCGATTCGGAAGAAGGGCTGGAAACCTATTTCCATCACCCTGCCCACCAGCGCTTTATTGAACGCAATAAGGATGCCTGGGCCGATGTGATCGTCGTCAACTCGAAGGAATAACATCCAATCTGGCAAAGCCCGGGCTCAATAGCCCGGGTTCTGTATCAGCAGGTTATTTTTATTCATTTCATTGCGCATGATGGGCAGGAAGTACGCTTTATCCTCCCAGGAATGCGTTTCGAACGGTTCATGGGTGACTGTCGGGACGGTGGCCGTGGTATGATCAGGCTGCAGTTCGTAAACGACTTTGGCTACATGAATAGGCTGGTAAGCTTCCGGGCCGATGACCCAGCGGCGGACATCATAAAAGCGCTGGTCCTCGAAAGCGAGTTCAATGCGCCTTTCATTGCGGTAGCGTTCGCGCAGGTCCGCTCCTGATTCAGTAACAGGGGGAAGGCCGGCTCTTCTGCGGATCTTGTTGATATAGGTCCTGGCTTCCTCTTCTTCCCCAAGCTCAATGCAGGCTTCGGCATAATTCAAAAGTATTTCTCCATACCTGATGAACCGCCAGGTGACCGCCTGCCTCACATATTGCGCGTCAATGGCCGGATCCACGTACTTGCGGCAATAATAACCGGTGTAAGAACCATTCCAGTCTTCTACCGTACTTTTCCGGGTATCTACCCCGTACATTTCCACCATTTTGCCGGCCGCCTCGTCCCAGGTTTGCCAGACGCCGGTCTGCACCCTGTTAAAAGGGTCCAGTCCCTTGACGTCGTCCGGGCGCTCTCTCCAGGGAGCCCCGTTATAAAGGATGGTCGCATAGAAACGGGGTTCACGGTTTTGGTAAGGGCTGGCAGCATGAGCAGGATTTCCCCAGTCGAATTTCGTGCCGTCCGCCATTTCGAAATCATCCACCAGTTCGCCGATAGGTGCGTTTGCGCCCCAGCCGTGATAGCCGTTGGGACTGGTGTACAGCCCGAAGCGCTGCGCCATAGGAGTGGTGAAGAATTTCACGAAAATATCCTCTTCCGTATGCCTGGACAGGAAAATCTCCGTGATGTTCCGGGCTACCGAATCGCCGGGACCCGGTTCAGCCTTGTACAGCTTGTACAACCCCAGGTCAATCACCGCTTTGGCGGCGTCCTTTGCCGCCTGCCAGCGGGCCGTCCTGTCACCGCCGGTATAGCCGATAAGTTCCGGATTGGGGTAATCTGAAAACACGGGCGTATTGTACAGGTCGCTTGCGGCATACAGCAGCACCCTGGATTTCAGCGCCAGCGCAGCTCCCCTGCTGGCCCGGCCGATATTATCGCCGGTATGCTCATCGGGCAGCAGGCTGGCCGCCTTATCGCACTCCTCGACGATAAAGTTCACGCATTCTTCGTAGGTGTTCCGCGCAATGTTGAACTCCGCATCCAGGTCATATACCTCAGTAATGATGGGAACGCCTCCATAAACGCTGGTGAGGAAGTGGTACAGGTAAGCCCGTAGAAAATGGACCTCGCCGGTCATCCTGTCCCGTTCGGTCTTGCCGTCTACCAGGGCGTCGCTGAAAGGAACTTCATCGACTTTTTCCAGGAAGATATTGCAATACCGGATGGTCTTGTAAAGATCATCCCACGAGCGGTACCGGGAAACACCCCATCCGGGCAGGTTATCGGAAGTGATATCGCTGTTATTGAAATTGAAAGCAGCGCTGTTGCCGCGGTAATGCGCCTCGTCCACGTAATTGGCCTTCATTCTCCCGTCGGTAAGCGGTTCGTCCAGGCGGTAATAGATCTGGTTAATAAAGGTTTCCACCAGTGCCGGGTCGTTCCAGACGGCCGTTTCGGAAAATTCCGTAGAAGGCTCGGTTTCCAGGAAATCCTCGCTGCAGGAAATTAGCAGCAAAACCGACATTATCAATATTGAATATTTGTTGATCAAAGCTTTCATACTCCAGTACGTTAAAAGGTTAATGTCACGCCGAAATTATAGACCTTATTAAGCGGGTAGGCCACCGCCGAGGTTGATTCCGGGTCAAAGTCCTCCACCCCGGTGAAAGTGAGCAGGTTCAGCCCGGTGAAGTAAATGCTGGCCGCGCTCATGTGCAGGCTTTCACAGAGTGAGGCAGGCAGATTATAGCCCAGCTCAAAACTCTTCAGCCTGACGTAATCGGAACTCTGCAGCCAGTAAGTGTTGTCATTCGACCTCCAGTACTCGCTGTAACGGTTCCATATCCTGGGCTGGTCCGCATCGGGGTTCTCAGGAGTCCATCTTCCTTCCACATCGCGCGCCAGGAAATTTCCAACCTCTCCCTGCATTTCATAGTAATCATTCCTTACCGCGCCGGCGGCCCATTGGAAAAATATGGAGCTGTAGAAATTCTTGTAAGCCAGGTCAATATTAAAACCGCCTGTTTGCGTGGGCAGGTCCGTTTTGTAAATACGCACCCGGTCAAGACCGTTGATCTCGCCGTCCTGGTTTACATCCTCGAAGATCACGTCTCCGGGCCGGGCGCCGGTCCAGTGGGGATAAGCGTCTACGGCAGCCTGGTCACGGAATATGCCTATTGCTTTGTAATAAAGATTCGTATTCATTGGATGACCGGTGGATTGCTGGTATTCGGGCACTCCGGGTGTCTCATCCCAAAACTTTATCCGGTTCTTGTTGAAGTTGATATTGGCTGAAACCTCGTAATGAAGATCTCCCGCCTTGTTCCGGTAGCCAAGCTGGAATTCCGCGCCCTGGTTCACCACTTCCCCGATATTCTCGCTGGGCAGCGTGAGCCCGCTGGAAGCCGGTACGGAAGCACTTCGCCGCCACAGGATATCCTCCCGGACATTATAGAAATAATCCGCCGAAAAGGAGACCTTGCTGTTGAACAATTCCCCGTCAAAGCCAATGTTCGACTGGTTGGCCACTTCCCAGGTCACATTCCGGTTGGGAATACGCAGTTCGCCAAGGATTTTTGATTCCACATCCCCGTTGAAGACATAGATCTCGTTAGCGCCCGCTTCATAGCCGTAGCTGGCCATATACTGGTAGGTGTCTATCCGGTCATTCCCCGTCTGCCCCCAGGACCCCCTGATCTTTAAATGGCTGACAACGGGGCGGATACCTTCCCAGAAATTTTCCTCGGAGATCCTCCAGCCGAGCGAGACGCCGGGGAAGAACCCGAACCGCTTTTCCCTGGGGAAGATAAAGGAACCGTCGTACCTCCATACGAATTCGAAGAGGTACTTGCTTTTGAAATCATAATTTACGCGGCCGAAGTAATTGAGCCTGGCTTCTTCGCTGGCCTGGCCGGAATTGGTTTTATCGGCATCGCCGCCGGCGAATAGCTGGTCAATGGCTTCGGAAACGAAATGTTTGCGGAAAGCGGAGAAGATCATGGACTCGCCCGAGATCCTTTCCGTACCGGCCAGGAACTTGAAATTATGCATCCCGCCAAAGTTCCGCTCATAGTTGAGCAGGGCGTTCAGGGTCAGGCGGTCGGCATCCTCCATTTCCTGGGTCAGTTCAGGATTGGTGAAGCCTTTCTGCCCTTCCACCAGGACAGGCTGACCGTTCTCATCGACGCTTTCCCTGTCCCAGGAATACAGGAACCAGGGCGTGCGCCAAAGCTTATCGTTATCCATTTGCCGGTCAAACGCTACGTTCCCGGAAAGGGACAGCCCTTCGATCCAGGGAAGCTTCACGTCCAGCTTCGCCCTGGTCATCAGGTTAGTGGTCTTATTGCGGTCGTACCCGGTCTGATTGGTGGTGACTACCACGGGATTATTGCCATACTCGATATCGGGGCCGTTCATGCCATTGGGCCAGTAGGCATGCATGTGAGGCTTACCCCTCCTTAGCATGGTGAAAATATCCGAGGCCGAACGGGTAGGATAATTTCGGTACTGCTCCCGGCCTGATACGTCAATGCTGTACCTTACGTTATCCGAAACTTTTCCGTCAAGGTTCACCCGGAAGTTCATTTGCTTGTAATTGGTCGCGCTGTTCTTATATATGGCGTCCTGGAACTGGGTCCCTGCGGAAATAAAATAAGAAAGGTATTCCTGCCCTCCGCTGATGGTCAGGTTGGCCGAACGCTGGGGGGCTGCATCGCGAAAGGTTTCCGCGTACCAGTCCGTGTTCGGATAAAGCCAGGGGTCGGTCCCTTCGCGGTAATTCTGGATCTCTTCTTCGGAATACTTGGGAGCCTGCCCGGCATATTCTCCGATCTCGTTCAGCATTTCCAGGTAGGTCGCCGCATCGATACTTTCGGGAAGCACCGTGGGCGTACTCAACCCTTCATTATAATTCAGGCTGATCTGCGGCTTTCCCAATCTGCCTCTTTTGGTTGTTACCAGGATAACCCCGTTGGCCGCCTGAGCCCCGTAAATAGCGGCCGACGCGTCCTTCAGTACGGTAATGCTCTCGATATCGGCGGCATTCAGCCGTTCCAGGCCGCGGTTTGCGATGCCGTCCACCACGATCAGCGGGGAATTGTCACCCAGCGTGTTGGCCCCCTGATGCGAAACGTTGAGCCGTCGCTCCCCGGTTCTCCGGAACGGGTAACGGCCACCAGCCCGGGCAGCCGCCCGACCATGGCATTGGAAAGATTGATTGCCGGGGCGGACCGGAGTTCTTCACCGCTGACATTGCTGATGGATCCCGTAATCGTGGCCGCCTTCTGCGTGCCGTAACCCACTACTACCACCTCGTCAAGGGAAGCGACATCCGGCTCCAGGCTCACGTTGATAACTTCCCGCCCGTCCACCGGCTCCTCCAGGTTCTTAAACCCAATGAAGGTGAATACCAGCAGGCCTTGCCCGGGAAGATTTTCCAGTGTGTATCTTCCCTCGGAGTCGGTGGAAGTTCCGTTCGTGGTTCCCTTCAGCTGAACGCTTACGCCGGGAAGCGGGTCCCCGGCAATATCCGTGACCCGGCCCGATACCTGCTGCTGGAAGATCTCCGGGCCGGCGGGCATACCGGACGGCGACAGGGCGGTCCGAAGGATACTCAATTCGTTCCTGGCCCCTTTTACCGGGAGCAGCATTTTTCGC is a window from the Anseongella ginsenosidimutans genome containing:
- a CDS encoding helicase HerA-like domain-containing protein — translated: MANVETFREHIEKGYTFQGDSLLLGASMLEGKAVKDSQVKAPLSTFNRHGLVAGATGTGKTKTLQGICEKLSEKGVPVLIMDIKGDVSGLSQPGEPNPKLDGRHQLIGSPWKADAFPVELLSISDEPGVQLRATISEFGPVLLAKMLELNETQSGVVSLVFKYCDDKKLPLLDIKDFRKTLQYLGDEGKEELEKEYGRISSSSMGAIMRNLVALEEQGADKFFGERSFDVADLTRLDERGYGYINILRLTDIQGKPRLFSTFMLCLLAEIYETFPEQGDVERPELVIFIDEAHLIFEEASKSLLNQIETIIKLIRSKGIGIFFCTQNPDDVPAEVLGQLGMKIQHALRAFTERDRKAIKSAAENYPVSEFYETNQLLTQLGIGEALITVLNEKGIPTPLVHTLLTAPASRMDTISEEEIQTLVRKSRLVEKYGEQVDRESAYEILGKKMEALEQELLEQQQAEEALKEEKKERATPSTLEKVVNSTAGRTVIREVTRGLLGVLGLTSRRRTTRRRSSGGLFDLFK
- a CDS encoding Dabb family protein; the encoded protein is MKSKNLVNSITTGMFIFAFGFISCQMSPSSSDSAGSPDSAASAPAALESGTAVAPAKVQHMVCFKFKEGVTEEQKQQHMADFAALKDSIPEVKSYSGAYTFEVSYEKTADYDCMHIAGFDSEEGLETYFHHPAHQRFIERNKDAWADVIVVNSKE
- a CDS encoding RagB/SusD family nutrient uptake outer membrane protein; this translates as MKALINKYSILIMSVLLLISCSEDFLETEPSTEFSETAVWNDPALVETFINQIYYRLDEPLTDGRMKANYVDEAHYRGNSAAFNFNNSDITSDNLPGWGVSRYRSWDDLYKTIRYCNIFLEKVDEVPFSDALVDGKTERDRMTGEVHFLRAYLYHFLTSVYGGVPIITEVYDLDAEFNIARNTYEECVNFIVEECDKAASLLPDEHTGDNIGRASRGAALALKSRVLLYAASDLYNTPVFSDYPNPELIGYTGGDRTARWQAAKDAAKAVIDLGLYKLYKAEPGPGDSVARNITEIFLSRHTEEDIFVKFFTTPMAQRFGLYTSPNGYHGWGANAPIGELVDDFEMADGTKFDWGNPAHAASPYQNREPRFYATILYNGAPWRERPDDVKGLDPFNRVQTGVWQTWDEAAGKMVEMYGVDTRKSTVEDWNGSYTGYYCRKYVDPAIDAQYVRQAVTWRFIRYGEILLNYAEACIELGEEEEARTYINKIRRRAGLPPVTESGADLRERYRNERRIELAFEDQRFYDVRRWVIGPEAYQPIHVAKVVYELQPDHTTATVPTVTHEPFETHSWEDKAYFLPIMRNEMNKNNLLIQNPGY
- a CDS encoding SusC/RagA family TonB-linked outer membrane protein, coding for MGDNSPLIVVDGIANRGLERLNAADIESITVLKDASAAIYGAQAANGVILVTTKRGRLGKPQISLNYNEGLSTPTVLPESIDAATYLEMLNEIGEYAGQAPKYSEEEIQNYREGTDPWLYPNTDWYAETFRDAAPQRSANLTISGGQEYLSYFISAGTQFQDAIYKNSATNYKQMNFRVNLDGKVSDNVRYSIDVSGREQYRNYPTRSASDIFTMLRRGKPHMHAYWPNGMNGPDIEYGNNPVVVTTNQTGYDRNKTTNLMTRAKLDVKLPWIEGLSLSGNVAFDRQMDNDKLWRTPWFLYSWDRESVDENGQPVLVEGQKGFTNPELTQEMEDADRLTLNALLNYERNFGGMHNFKFLAGTERISGESMIFSAFRKHFVSEAIDQLFAGGDADKTNSGQASEEARLNYFGRVNYDFKSKYLFEFVWRYDGSFIFPREKRFGFFPGVSLGWRISEENFWEGIRPVVSHLKIRGSWGQTGNDRIDTYQYMASYGYEAGANEIYVFNGDVESKILGELRIPNRNVTWEVANQSNIGFDGELFNSKVSFSADYFYNVREDILWRRSASVPASSGLTLPSENIGEVVNQGAEFQLGYRNKAGDLHYEVSANINFNKNRIKFWDETPGVPEYQQSTGHPMNTNLYYKAIGIFRDQAAVDAYPHWTGARPGDVIFEDVNQDGEINGLDRVRIYKTDLPTQTGGFNIDLAYKNFYSSIFFQWAAGAVRNDYYEMQGEVGNFLARDVEGRWTPENPDADQPRIWNRYSEYWRSNDNTYWLQSSDYVRLKSFELGYNLPASLCESLHMSAASIYFTGLNLLTFTGVEDFDPESTSAVAYPLNKVYNFGVTLTF
- a CDS encoding carboxypeptidase-like regulatory domain-containing protein → MKCNSYGATLLIALMRFTFIQLIFLLTGACILHAHGLNAQKVLDKKISIELPGTSMEEVLSAIETKTGVHFVYVNNLFDNVQAPPMSYEGVKAGVILSRLLAPLEISYAVMEKDFVVLRKMLLPVKGARNELSILRTALSPSGMPAGPEIFQQQVSGRVTDIAGDPLPGVSVQLKGTTNGTSTDSEGRYTLENLPGQGLLVFTFIGFKNLEEPVDGREVINVSLEPDVASLDEVVVVGYGTQKAATITGSISNVSGEELRSAPAINLSNAMVGRLPGLVAVTRSGEPGSDGSTFRIRGPTRWVTIPR